A segment of the Atribacteraceae bacterium genome:
TTGGCGGTCGATATCGGTACGACCACGGTTGCAGTGGAATTGGTGGATCTCGAGACGGGAAGTACGGTATTCCGGGCGGGAACCCTGAATCGCCAAGCTGGTTTCGGGGCAGACGTTATCTCCCGCCTGCGGGCCATTCAGGAGGATCACGGCGCTCTCATGGTCCTGCGGGAACAGGTTGTCCGCACCATTAATGATCTGGTTCAGGGAGCATCTCAGCAAACCGGGATTGATCCGGGGCGAATTTTTGCGATCACCGTTGCCGGGAATACGATCATGGAGCATATTTTGCTTGGGGTATCGCCGCTCTCGATTGGTGTGGCACCATATGCGCCGGTGTTTAACCATTCGATGGAATTGCGCGCCACAGATCTTGACCTGATCACCAATCCCGAAGCCCAGGTCTATCTTTTTCCTTCCGTTGCCGGCTATGTCGGCGGGGATATTGTCGCCGGAGCAGTCGCTCACGGCTTGCTGGAGGAACCGGAATGTCTACTCTATGTCGATATCGGAACCAATGGGGAAATCGTCCTGGTGGAGGGAGGCCGGATTTTATGTTGCGGAACCGCCGCCGGACCGGCTTTCGAAGGCGCCCAGATTAAATTCGGAAGCCGGGCGGCACTGGGAGCGATCTGCGGGGTAGAAAGCGAAGGCCAGACCCTTAAGATTTCTACGATCGGCAACGCGCCACCGCATGGCATTTGCGGGACAGGACTTATCGATGCCCTGGCCTGCCTGGTCCGGGAAGGATTGATCAATTCCAACGGACGTCTGGTGGGAAACGGGGGAAGTCTGGAAGCATACTTAGGACAGCAGGGGACCCATAAAACCTTTACCCTAAGCCGTGATCCTTTAATTTATATATCCCAGGAAGACATTTCTCAACTTCAATTGGCCAAGGCAGCGATCGATGCCGGCCGAAAGATTATGCTCAAAGAGGCGGGAAAGAATGAAGAGGCGATAGTCCGTGTCGTACTGGCCGGCGCCTTTGGTACTTTCATAAACCCAGCAAGTGCCGTAGCCGTCGACTTGATCCCGCCGGGGAAAGTTGTTACAACGGTAGGAAATGCCTCTCTGGCCGGCGCGAAGAAAGCGCTGGTTTCCTCTGAGTTTCGTGATCAGGCAGAACGGTTCGCTCGGGAAGCGCGATATATCGAGCTCTCCGGTCGGGCTGATTTTCAGGACATGTTTTTCGAATCCCTGATATTTTCGCAAGCGCGCATATAAATTATGGAAGCGAGCAGGGATGAGACACAGGAGTCAATCTGTCGGCGGAGAGGACAGCATCGGGTATGATAAAGCAGGCGATGAGGCGGTAAGCTATTAGGCGGTAGGTCAGGCGATAAAGCAATGACCGCGTTGGGCCTTCCTAAAAGCCTAAACGGCGAAACTGCCGCAGCCTGTATTTACAGGAGGTTAGCGATGGCAGTACTCAAACCATTTCGAGGATACCGGTATTCGGAGGAGAAATTCGGGAAAGACAGGATCGGTGCGCTTTTCGCCCCTCCCTATGATGTGATTTCTGAGCGATTGCAGGAAAAACTGAGACAGGACCCTTTGAATATCGTTCATGTCACTTTGGGCAAGACGAACGGAAATTATGAAAAAGCCGCGCGGCTTTTCCGCTCCTGGATAGACAGAGGAGAGATTATCCAGGAGGAAAAACCGGCATTTTATATTTATGAGCAGATCTATCGCCTGAACCCGGAAGACGACGTACGGGTACGGACCGGTTTTGTGGGCTTGGTACGGCTGGAGGAATTCGAGAAAAAAATTATCATGCCCCATGAAAAAACCATGCCCAAATACTCGCTGGACCGGTTGGAGCTACTGAAGGTTACCGGGGGTAACCTGGAACAAATATTCGGTATCTACAACGATGCTTCCGGCGAGATCGAGCGGTTGTTGGAAAAGAGCAAAACAGAGGAAAATCTCCTGATCGACTTTATCGATTGTCAGGAGATCCGCCACCGCATATGGAGCATGACCGCTGCCGGGGACATCAACACTGTCCGGCGGGTCATGAATCCCCGCACCCTGATCATCGCCGACGGACATCATCGTTATGAAACCAGCCTGATGTACCGGCGGGAAATCAGAAAAAAACTGGACGATCCACTTGAGGAAATACCGGAAGACCTGGTGATGATGACCCTCGTCAACCTGAAAAACCCCGGTCTCCTGGTCCTCCCCACTCATCGGCTGGTCCACGACCTTCCCGTAAACACCCTGGAGGGGTTCCTGGACCGCTGCCGGACCTACTGCGAGGTCATTCCCTTCTCTGACCAAGAAGCCATGGAAAACTTTTTGGCAGGCTCACCGAAGCGGACCTTCGGGGTCTACATCAAGCCCCAAAACGTGTGGGCGGCCTTGACGCTACGCGAGGTATCGGTGATGGATCGGTTGCTGGGCCGGGAAAATGTCAACCGGTATCTGGATACCTCGATTCTTCATGAGTTGATTTTGAAGAAAATCCTGGGCATCGATGAAGACATGCAGGCGAACAACGTCGACTACCTCAAGGGTACCAAGGATGTTTATGCGGTTGCCCGGGAGGACAATCATTACCAACTGGTTTTCGTGATGAAGCCCACTCCGATCGAAGATATCGAGCAAGCTGTCGCTCACGCCCAGCGCATGCCGCAAAAATCCTCCTATTTCTATCCCAAAGTCTGGACGGGCCTGGTTATGCGCCTGCTGGAGGAGAGGGCGCGATGAGAACCCGCCTTCTGTTGGCTCTTGACATTCTCTCCCTGTCACGGGCGAGGGAATTATGTGGCTTGCTGGCAGAGGTCGTGGACATCATCGAGGTGGGAACCCCGCTTATCGTTTGTCACGGACTACCGGTCGTAAGCAAGGTACGGGAATGGACCGGCGGAGGGCGACCCATCTTCGCCGATACCAAGATCGTCGATGCCGGACGGTGGGAAACGCTGGAAGCCGTCAGAGCGGGAGCTGATATGGTATCAGTCTTAGCCGGGGCTTCCGAGGCCACCCTTTCGGAGGTCAAGCAAAGTGTCGTGGACAGCGGAGCGGAGATGGTCGTGGATACCATCGACCTTTCACCGCGGGACGAATCAAAAATAGAATTCATCGACCACCTCTTGCCGGACTATCTCTGTCTTCATCTCTCGACTGATGTCGTGAAGCGGGGAGGTACGATCCTTGATCACCGGAAGGTGCTGCCTCTGACCGCAAGTCCTCCGGAACGAATCATGGTTGCGGGGGGAATCAATCTCCATAATCTTCGTGAAGTGCTTAAAGCCTTCCGACCCGCGGTAGTGGTAGTCGGTTCCGGCCTAAGCGCCCAGGAGAATCCTTTGGCGGTCGCTCGGGAAATGAGGAGGTATATCGATGAGTCTGGTGTTTGAAGAGGCGAAGGGGATCATCATCCAGGAGGCCGGGGCCCTCCTGGATTCAATAGATCGGGAAGAGGCCCAGCGGTTTATTGACACCATGGAGAAGGACTGGAAAGACAGGCGGCTTTTTTTCTGGGCCCGGGGACGCAGTTTCCTGGTCCTTCGGGGATTCGCCATGCGTCTTATGCACATGGGCTATGAGGTGCACCTGGTGGGAGAACCAGATTGCCCTTCCATCCGCAAGGGCGATGTCCTGGTTACCGCTTCCGGTTCCGGCTCCACCTCTTCGCTTCTCCTGTTTTGTGAAAAAGCCAAACGGGAGGGTGCGATGATCGCCTCGCTGATCGGGCACGGCGGATCACCGTTGGAAACAATAGCGGATTGTACAGTGGTTTTTCATCCGGAACGCTGTCCCGATTCCGTTCAGTTGTTTTCCAGCGGCGGAGGGACCCGCTTTGAACATGCCCTGTCCTTTTTTTTCGATGCCTGTATTCTCAGCCTGCTCTATGACCGCCGGGAGGAAGCCTACCGGGAAATGATGCTCCGGCACGCCAACCTGGAGTGACAAGAACCTTACGCCAGAATCAGGTCCACTCCTGAGTTTTGGAGCAACGAGACATACGATCCCGGAATCCCGGAATCAGTGATAATGAGATCGAAATCTTTCAGTTCGGCGAAATATCCAATCTTGACTTTTTGAAATTTGGATGAGTCGGCCAGCAATATTCTTTTATCTGATGACTCCAGAGCCGCTTTTTTGGTTTCGACTTCGTACGCGTTGGCACAGGTGACGCCCAACTTTTTTTCGATTCCGGCAGCGGAGAGAAACGCTTTGTTGGCCCGGGTTTTTTTCAGAAGACTTATCCCTTCGGCACTTTCAAACATCAGGGTGTTGCCGTGGAAGTACCCGCCGGTAAAAATAATTTTCCAGTGGGGATTACTGCAGACCTTGGTCAGGATATTGAGGGTAAAACAGATGATGGTGAGGGGAACGCTCGGGGGAATGAATTCCATCAGGTGCTCCGTGGTCGAGCCGGTGTCGATAATAAGGGTATCGTTTGGCTTCACCTGAGCCGCCGCTTTTTGGCAGATCCTGATTTTTTCACGGATCATGCGGGATTCAGCAGTTGAGATTAAATAATTTTCATTGTCTAACTCAGGACTAACATCCTTTTTCAGTATGGCTCCGCCCGGGATAACGGTAGCGATATTTTCCTGCGAAAGAGTATCCAGATCCCGCCGGATAGTCATCTCCGACACTCCCAGTTTTTTGGAGATTTCGCGGATACGAACCGCTCCGTTGAGAGAAAGAGCATTGGTGATAACGTTGATTCGCTCTCTTTTTTTCATCATAATTTTAGTAATGATAACCTCCAGCCACACAAAATACAACTGATGACCACTCTTTTCTTTTCAACACTGTGATATAAATCACATTTTTGTTTAGATACTTAACACCTCTTTTCCCTCCACTTTCGCAGGACAGGTCCCCCCGAAAGCTTTCACGATGCCCCATATCCGGGATTATTTATCGCGGTCTCGCTCCGTTCCTCACTCTATAATTCCATAGGATCCTTTATTTATTCCCATTCTGAACCGGTTGGCAGGACTTTATCTTCAGGAGAATCAAAGATTGATTCCTGGTTGATCTTTGTTGTGGTAATTTCTGGACAATATTTTTGGACACAACCGTTGACAGAAGGTAGGTGATATGTTATTTTTGAATAAAATTATGTTGGAATAATAACACATAGGGGCAGCGTAAGCAAGATGCCTGCCTTGATCTCAAGGAAAAAACGAATGGAGAGGAGCAGTGATGATTATGGATGTGTATTCGGATGCTTTGGGAATGATCGAAACCAGAGGATTTGCCGCTATGGTGGAGGCTTCCGACGCGATGGTGAAGGCGGCTCGGGTTGAGCTTATCGGCTACGAAAAAACCGGGGGCGGTTACGTCACGGCCATCGTCCGGGGAGACGTAGCGGCGGTCCGGGCGGCGCTGGATGCCGGTCAAGCCGCGGCGCAGAAGGTTGGAGAGTTGGTTTCGGTCCATATTATACCCCGCCCTCATACTAACGTCGACGAGGCGCTTCCGCTGGGTCGCAAGACGGCAAAAGGTAAAAACGGCTAAGCGTAAGTTGCCGGGTTTCAGAAAAAGGAGTGAGTTGTATTCATGATTCTTGCCCGGGTCGTGGGAACCGTAGTTTCAACCCGCAAAGAACCGAAGATGGAAGGGATAAAATTTTTACTGCTGGAAAAGATTCACCCCGCCACTCAGGAAGGAAGAGGTGAGTACCTGGTAGCCATGGACAGCGTCGGTGCCGGAACAGGAGAAGTTGTTTTCTTTGTGGGAGGGAGCAGTTCTCGAATGACCACCGTTACCGAAGGCAAACCAAGCGATGCCACGGTAGTGGCCATCGTGGATGAAATCGAAATGAACGGGAAGTCAGTTTTTCGAAAAGGTTGAATATCGGATGATTCTGGCCAAGGTCACCGGAACGGTTGTCAGTACGACGAAGAGTGACGGGATTGCCGGTTTACGCTACCTGATTGTCCAACCCTGTGACAGCCAGGGAAAGAAAGCTGAAGAACATCTGATAGGTCTGGATCTGGTCGGTTCCGGAGATGGAGAAATGGTTCTCGTTTCGCAGGGAAGTTCCGCACGTCAGAGCCGGGAGACACACCAGAAAGCGGTGGATTGTGTCATTGTGGGAATCGTTGACCTGATTGAAGAAAACGGCCAGGTGGTTTTTCGTAAATAAGCGAAACATTCAATTCATATACCGGGGAGAAGCGAAGGGACATGGACTTGGTAAAGGCCGTGAAGG
Coding sequences within it:
- a CDS encoding ASKHA domain-containing protein — its product is MPIVHEVSLDRIFEVKPGDNLWEALLREGLEIEAYCGGLGLCGKCVVKIIAGKVSEPNSQEGKHLGERIREGCRLACQVVVTGDLRIDVTPARSGKVTALTETMEAEIGELPLRRELVNLEKPPLYRLASLQDILGHHLCGQNAPRLWTVQSLQGISMIEDRASQTFEIVFDRNMVRWTGKSLQKDPFLGLAVDIGTTTVAVELVDLETGSTVFRAGTLNRQAGFGADVISRLRAIQEDHGALMVLREQVVRTINDLVQGASQQTGIDPGRIFAITVAGNTIMEHILLGVSPLSIGVAPYAPVFNHSMELRATDLDLITNPEAQVYLFPSVAGYVGGDIVAGAVAHGLLEEPECLLYVDIGTNGEIVLVEGGRILCCGTAAGPAFEGAQIKFGSRAALGAICGVESEGQTLKISTIGNAPPHGICGTGLIDALACLVREGLINSNGRLVGNGGSLEAYLGQQGTHKTFTLSRDPLIYISQEDISQLQLAKAAIDAGRKIMLKEAGKNEEAIVRVVLAGAFGTFINPASAVAVDLIPPGKVVTTVGNASLAGAKKALVSSEFRDQAERFAREARYIELSGRADFQDMFFESLIFSQARI
- a CDS encoding DUF1015 domain-containing protein, translated to MAVLKPFRGYRYSEEKFGKDRIGALFAPPYDVISERLQEKLRQDPLNIVHVTLGKTNGNYEKAARLFRSWIDRGEIIQEEKPAFYIYEQIYRLNPEDDVRVRTGFVGLVRLEEFEKKIIMPHEKTMPKYSLDRLELLKVTGGNLEQIFGIYNDASGEIERLLEKSKTEENLLIDFIDCQEIRHRIWSMTAAGDINTVRRVMNPRTLIIADGHHRYETSLMYRREIRKKLDDPLEEIPEDLVMMTLVNLKNPGLLVLPTHRLVHDLPVNTLEGFLDRCRTYCEVIPFSDQEAMENFLAGSPKRTFGVYIKPQNVWAALTLREVSVMDRLLGRENVNRYLDTSILHELILKKILGIDEDMQANNVDYLKGTKDVYAVAREDNHYQLVFVMKPTPIEDIEQAVAHAQRMPQKSSYFYPKVWTGLVMRLLEERAR
- a CDS encoding orotidine 5'-phosphate decarboxylase / HUMPS family protein codes for the protein MRTRLLLALDILSLSRARELCGLLAEVVDIIEVGTPLIVCHGLPVVSKVREWTGGGRPIFADTKIVDAGRWETLEAVRAGADMVSVLAGASEATLSEVKQSVVDSGAEMVVDTIDLSPRDESKIEFIDHLLPDYLCLHLSTDVVKRGGTILDHRKVLPLTASPPERIMVAGGINLHNLREVLKAFRPAVVVVGSGLSAQENPLAVAREMRRYIDESGV
- a CDS encoding SIS domain-containing protein, translated to MSLVFEEAKGIIIQEAGALLDSIDREEAQRFIDTMEKDWKDRRLFFWARGRSFLVLRGFAMRLMHMGYEVHLVGEPDCPSIRKGDVLVTASGSGSTSSLLLFCEKAKREGAMIASLIGHGGSPLETIADCTVVFHPERCPDSVQLFSSGGGTRFEHALSFFFDACILSLLYDRREEAYREMMLRHANLE
- a CDS encoding DeoR/GlpR family DNA-binding transcription regulator, encoding MWLEVIITKIMMKKRERINVITNALSLNGAVRIREISKKLGVSEMTIRRDLDTLSQENIATVIPGGAILKKDVSPELDNENYLISTAESRMIREKIRICQKAAAQVKPNDTLIIDTGSTTEHLMEFIPPSVPLTIICFTLNILTKVCSNPHWKIIFTGGYFHGNTLMFESAEGISLLKKTRANKAFLSAAGIEKKLGVTCANAYEVETKKAALESSDKRILLADSSKFQKVKIGYFAELKDFDLIITDSGIPGSYVSLLQNSGVDLILA
- the eutM gene encoding ethanolamine utilization microcompartment protein EutM yields the protein MIMDVYSDALGMIETRGFAAMVEASDAMVKAARVELIGYEKTGGGYVTAIVRGDVAAVRAALDAGQAAAQKVGELVSVHIIPRPHTNVDEALPLGRKTAKGKNG
- a CDS encoding EutN/CcmL family microcompartment protein, whose translation is MILARVVGTVVSTRKEPKMEGIKFLLLEKIHPATQEGRGEYLVAMDSVGAGTGEVVFFVGGSSSRMTTVTEGKPSDATVVAIVDEIEMNGKSVFRKG
- a CDS encoding EutN/CcmL family microcompartment protein, whose amino-acid sequence is MILAKVTGTVVSTTKSDGIAGLRYLIVQPCDSQGKKAEEHLIGLDLVGSGDGEMVLVSQGSSARQSRETHQKAVDCVIVGIVDLIEENGQVVFRK